Genomic segment of Synechococcus sp. A18-25c:
TAGCAGGTTGAGATCGATCGAATAGGGCGACTTCTTGCTCACCGGTGCGGGAATGCCACATCGTTCGCCATAGGCGATGGTCTCCTCACGGCTCATGCCCCATTCGCGGGCCGGCGTGAGCACCTTCAAGTCTGGAGCCAGGGCTGCAATGGCCACATCAAAACGCACCTGATCGTTGCCCTTGCCGGTGCAGCCATGGGCGACGGCATCAGCGCCTACTTCACGGGCCACTTCCACCAGTCGTCGCGCAATCAGAGGCCGCGCCAGCGCCGTCGACAGGGGGTAGCGGCCCTCGTACAACGCATTGGCGCGAATCGCTGGAAACGCAAAGTCTTCGATGAAGGGCTGAATCAGATCTCCCACCATCGACTGGCTGGCACCGGCCTCCAATGCCTTGAGACGAATCGGCTCAAGTTCATCACCCTGGCCGAGGTCCGCCGCAAAGGTGATCACCTCTTCAACACCCCATTCCTGTTTGAGATAGGGGATGCAGACACTGGTATCCACACCACCGGAATACGCGAGCACAACCTTCTTGGCGCGTCCCATCAAGCGGACTCCTGATCTGTATCGGAACTACTCCGATTCTCCACTCCCGCGGGACGCCATCAGCAACCAACCGCCCATCAGCGCTGCAGGCATCAACAACAGCAGCAAAACAGGCGTTGCACTGACCTCGAGGGGCAGGGGATGCTGAACACCCCACAACCGAACCAATGCACTGATCACCAGCGCGAAACCCCACACACAAGCGAGAAGAACCGCTTTCTTCACAGGGGTCGACAACACTGTCTCGTATATTGGTGGATTGGCTCCAGAGATCTTGTCCTCAGCCCTTACGGACTTGAGCGCCCTCGACGGCGTCAATCCCGCCTTGACCCGTTACGGACGCAAGGATCCTGCTCCGGTTCTGCCATTGCGCGAAGAGCCTGATCTGCTGAGCTGGCTCGAAACCAGCGGACGTTTGGTGGAAGATGAAGAATCCAGTTCACCCGAAGTAAGCACGGTGGAAGAGGAAGAGCTCTCCGCGCTGATGGGCGAGAAAGAGGACTACAAGGCCGACGAAGAGACCGAAGAAAACTGGGAAGACTGATCTATGGTCCCAGCGATTTGCCGCTGGGACTTGAACGATTCTGCGGAGCGATTAATCCGTCTTGATGGCCGCCTCACCGCTGCTGCCCTGATCGCAGCAGTGGGGGCCGCGGCTTTTTTATGTGACGCCAGTGTTCCCAACAGCCTGTTGAGCTTGCCCTGGCTGGTGGCAATGCTGAGCTCCTCGATCATCACGTGGTGGGGCGTACCGCAATTACGGGCGCTGAAAATGGGTCAGGTGATCCGGACGGAAGGTCCTGAAGGTCACAAGAGCAAATCGGGTACACCCACCATGGGCGGGCTACTGGTGGTGCCCGTTGGTGTCATCACGGGGTGTCTGATCAGCAGCGAGGGCCGCAGCGCTAACCAGTTACTGGCGATCGGTCTGGTCACCCTGGCCTACATGGTGATTGGCGGTGTTGATGACTGGAGCAGCCTGACCAAGAACACCAACACCGGCCTCTCTCCCAAGGGAAAACTGCTGCTTCAAGCAACGGCAGCACTGCTTTTTCTTGGCTGGTCAGCGCAGCAGGGATGGATTCAAGGCACAGTGAGCCTTCCCTACGGCATCGCAATCCCCTTTGGCTGGCTGATCTGGCCACTGGGTCTGTTCGTGTTTCTGGCAGAAAGCAATGCCACGAACCTCACCGATGGGCTGGATGGTCTAGCCAGCGGATGTGGTGCCTTGGTCTTCACCGGTCTTGGGTTGCAGCTGATGCTGCGCGGCAATCAGGGTGATCCCGCCATCGCCGGGTTCTGCTTAGCCATGGCGGGATGCTGGCTGGGCTTTCTCATCCACAACCGCAACCCCGCCAGAGTGTTCATGGGCGACACCGGCTCCCTGGCGATGGGGGCATCGCTCACGGCGGTGGCCCTATTAACGAACAGCCTCTGGCCACTACTCCTGATGGGAGGCGTGTTCTTGGCGGAATCCCTGTCGGTGATCATCCAGGTGTGGGTGTTCAAAGCCACGAAAGGCACTGATGGGGTGGGGAGACGCGTGTTCCGAATGGCTCCTCTCCATCACCACTTCGAACTGGGTGGAACATCCGAACAAGTGGTGGTGCCGATGTTTTGGCTGGTGACCGCTGGACTGGTCATGCTGGGCTTGGCGCTACGCCCCAACTGATCCGAACTCCCATGAGCTACTTCACCTGGAAGGAAGCTGGTCTGACCGCCGACTGCACCAGCCTGGAGGCGATGGCTGCTCGCTTTGAGGAAGCAGCCAGCCTGATGCGTCGCATGGCCGAGCGAGGTTTCGTGTTGCAGCAGAACAACGGAGATCAGCGCATCACCCATGACGACGCCGAGGTATTCCAGTCCTGGGGGTTTGTGAACGAAGAGCCTGCTGAACGGCAGCTGACCCTGATCCACAACCTGGATCACTGAGGAATACTGCGATGGATCGCACGCTCCGCGACTGCCTCAACCTTCTGAAAAGTGACTACGTCAGCGGCTGGTCGTTGCTGCTGCTGCCGGCATTGCTGAGCTTGGCCGTCGTTCCGTCGAGCACGACCACGACCATGGCACTGCTGCTGCGCTTCCTGGGGCTTGGCGTCGCGCTGATTCCCCTGGCCAGGGTGATTTCACGGCTGGTGGATCACCTCAGTGATCACCTCGGTGATCGCTACAGCGGTGTCGTGAGCGTGGGACTCGGCAACCTTGTGGAGCTAGTGGTGAGCATCATGGCGCTCACGAGTGGCCTTTACAAGCTGGTGGTGATCTCCGTCGCTGGCGCCGTGATCACCAACTGTCTGCTGATGCTGGGGATCAGCACCGTGCTGGCAGGACAGCGGGAACAGCTCGTGACGATCCAGGCCAGCAGCACAGAGCTTCAAGCCCGGCAGCTGATGCTCAGCCTGCTGTTGCTGGCGATCCCCACAATTATCAGCCTCGGAACAGGAACCACACTCCTGGAAGGCAACGACCAGCGAGACAGCTTCGCTCTCTATTCGCTGGCTGTAGCCGTCATGATCCTGATTTACTACGTACTTTCCTTCGTGCTGCAGCTGGGAACCCACCGTTCCTTCTTCAGCGGCAATCCGATCAAGCCCGCAGATCCGAGCACGAGCCGGCCATCCACGGAAACGGAACACGAGCACGAGATCGCAGCCATCCTGATCGCCATGGGCGTGGTGAGCCTCGCCGTTGTGGCGATTTCAGAGCCCCTTGTGCAGACCCTGGAAGTGCTGGTGGCACACACACATCTCAGCGAACTGTTCATCGGTCTGATCCTGCTGCCGCTGTTCGGATCCACCGCCGAAGGTGTGATCGCCGTCGGTGCCGCCCGCCGCGGTCGCATGGACCTGGCCATCACCAGCACGATGGAATCGAGCGGTCAGCTGATGTTGTTCGTGCTGCCTGTGCTGGTGCTGATCGGCTGGCCTCTGGGACGTTTTCTGCACCTGAGCGTGCCACTCAACGCATTGGGCTGCACAGGGATCGCCGTGTTGGCAGTGCACTGGATCACCGAAAACAACCAGCTGGACTGGTACGAGGGCATGCAGCTGATCACGCTGTATGGCGTAATCCTGCTTGGCTGCCTGCTGCTTTGACTCAGCCTTTCGTGCGCAACGCACCGACCAGCCACACCAGCACGAATGCCAGCGAAGAGACACCGAGGTAGATCAACACCCACTTCTGAATCGTGGCGATCTCCCAGCCAAACAACAGACCATCAGCCGCATCCCCCGCCGTTGTGAAGGCAAAGGTGATGAGGCTCTGGAGAGCGGCCATCAGGCGAAACGCGAAGATCAGACCATGCTGCCGCGAAACAAGCGATGACGACCTTTCCCGCCACGGTGATGCTGCTGGGCAGTGGTGAACTTGGCAAGGAAGTTGCAATTGCCGCCCAACGCCTGGGCTGCAGGGTGATCGCCTGTGATCGCTACGACAACGCCCCAGCGATGCAGGTGGCGGACGTGGCGGAAGTGCTGCCGATGACAGAACCGGAGGCTCTCCTGGAGGTGGTGCGCCGCCACCGTCCAACGGTGGTGATTCCCGAGATCGAAGCACTAGCAGTGAATGCACTGACAGAGCTCGAAGACGACGGCATCACCGTGATCCCAACGGCCCGGGCCACAGCCGTGACAATGAACAGGGATCGCATTCGCAATCTTGCCGCCGAAGAACTCGGCCTGCGCACAGCGCGATTTGCCTACGCCGCTAGCGCGGAAGAGCTCCATCAAGCGGCAGAACCTCTGGGCTGGCCGGTGGTGGTGAAGCCTGTCATGAGCTCCTCCGGAAAAGGCCAGAGTGTGGTGGAGCGGGCTGAGGACCTCGACCAAGCGTGGGAAGCAGCCATGGCAAATGCCCGTGGCACGTCGGCCCAAGTGATCGTTGAAGAATTTCTGCGCTTCGACCTGGAAATCACCCTGCTGACCATCCGACAGCGGGATGGATCCACCTTGTTCTGCCCGCCCATCGGTCATGAGCAGACCAACGGGGATTATCAGTGCAGCTGGCAACCCGCTGCCCTGAGTGCAGAGCAGTTGGAACAAGCCCAGGCCATGGCCCGCACTGTCACGGACAACCTTGGTGGTGCCGGACTGTTCGGCGTCGAATTCTTCCTCTGCGGAGATGAGGTGATTTTTTCGGAGCTCTCACCCCGTCCTCATGACACCGGACTGGTCACCTTGATCAGCCAGAACCTCAGTGAATTCGAGTTGCATCTAAGGGCCGTTCTGGGTCTGCCAATCCCCGCAATCCACTGCACGGAATCGGCAGCGAGCCGTGTGATCCTCGCTGACCAGCATGGCAGTCGCGTCAGCTTTAGGGGTCTGGAAGAGGCGTTGAGCCAACCCGACACCAATGTTCTGCTGTTCGGCAAAGCCCAGCCAAGACCTGGACGACGCATGGGCGTCGCCCTCGCCCGCGGGAAGGATCGAATCGAAGCTCAGGCCAAAGCGGACGGCAGTGCTGCAGCGGTCACGCTTCAGATCGAAGACTGATCGAGGCGCGACCGGGCGCTGAGGAATCGGTAGTGCTGGAGTCCTTCCAGCACGCCGGGCAATCGTGAGCGATTGGCGAAATAGACCCGCTTCTGCTGCCGGCAGCCATCCAGGCACGGGTCATGGTCAGCCGGAACGACGGCTGCCGGGAGACCCTGCACCAGTTCCACATCCCCCTGCTGACTGGCCACCACCAAGATCTGCTCGAGCGGCAGCTTCCAGCGCAGTGACAGAAAACGGATCGCCTCGCTGCGAGATGCACGCAGCGGCAACACATCCAGAAACCAATGACAGCGCAGGTGCGGACGGGCAGGCTGACCGTGCTGCCGCAGACGCTGGCGAATCAGGGGAAGCACAGATGGGCCGGACTGACGCAGGAGATAACTGACTTTGAATTGCCCCTGATGCTCGGGTTTCTGAAGGTCCATGTGATCGTCCAGGTCAGCGAGGGTCCGCTCAACCGCCATCCGCGACCAATCGACGCCGATCTGGGCTTGCCAGAAACGATCCGCCACCTGGTCCTGACCGTAATGAATCTGTGTTCCCGCCTGGGTGATCCAGACCTGAGGATCAGGGAGGTGCAGTTCAGCGAAGCGTTGGCGGGCGACGGACAAGGAACGACCGGTGATGATTCCCAGGCCGGTGCGAACCGCCTGAGCAGCGGGAGCGATCAACTGTTTCCGCAAAATTTGCAGATCCTCTGCCGCCGGGTGTTCCAGGCTGCTGTCGAGATCCAGCAGCAGCAAGCGGGATCCAAGAGGACTGAGCGATGAATCCTGCTGAATCAATTGAGATGTGGCTGGCACGGCGTTGGAACGTTTGAGCCGCTCCTGCATGAGGGCCATGTAACTGCAGACATGGGCATCCCAGCTGTAGTGACGACTCACCGCCTCAACACCGTTATCGCTCCAGCGTCTCCAGCGATGGCGATCCGCTCCCGCTCGCTCGAGACCGTCCTGAACCGATTCGAGATCAGTCACATCCACCAGCAGGCCGTTGTCACAGCGGCGCAGGATTTCGCGTGGACCACCGTCATCGGTCGCCACCATCGGCAAACCGGAGGCGGCCGCCTCCAGGAGCGTGAGACCAAAGGGTTCGGTCAGCGCAGGATTGACGAACAGACCCTGGCGAGCCGCAGCCCAGCGGTAGATCAACGGCACCTGATCACGACGGTGCTGTTTGGGATACGCCACCAATCCATAGAGGTCGTATCGATCAACCAGTTCGAAGATCTGCTGAAACACCTCCCGTTGCTGACGATCCATCTGACGGGAGTCCTCTCGCGTGCCCAGCACCAACACCAGGTTGTGCCGCTGACGCAGCACAGCGGAGCGACCGAAGGCCTCGACCAGCGCGGGAATGTTCTTGCGGCGATCGGCTCTGCAGATTGCCAGCAGAGGAGGTCGATCGGGATCACGCAAAAAGGAGCTCAGCAACTCCGAGACCTGGACAGACTCATCAACACTGCCCAAAGGGTGGAAACGTCTTGAATCCACACCCGGAGGAACCACCTGGGCACACTCCGACTTGAAACGTCCATAGCGGCAATACTGTTCATCGCGTTCCTGTCGCGTGCTGGTGATCACAAGATCGGCATGGGCCAAGGCCAGTTCCTCAGCATCGATCCGCCTGCTGATCGAGTACGACTGTTCGATCTGCTCATGATCGCCACCGGCCGCCAGCAATCGGCGCAGTTTCTCTCGACCGAGGGAATGCCCAGTGAATACAAGAGGAATTCCAAGCCGTCGACTGACTAATGCGCCCACATACCCTGCATCGGCGTAGTGGGCGTGGATCCAGTCAGGACGATTGTCCGAAACCTGAAGGTGACGAACCAGCTGATCAGCCAACTCATCGAGATAAGGCCAAAGCTGTTCCTTGCGCAGATAGCGCCGAGGCCCAAAGCTGAATCGACGGATCGATGCCCCAGGTGCGATCGATTCATGCGGTTGGGCGTAATCCAGGGACATCCGACGGTCCTGAATCAAACGCGTCACCACCTCGACATGATCCACCTCAGCGCGGTTGGCGAGGCTGCGCACAAGCTCAAGCACGTAAAGGGTCTGACCACCGGTATCCGCGTCGCGGCCAAGTTCCAGATCATGGGATCGAAACAAGCCATGGAGATGCAGATGC
This window contains:
- the mraY gene encoding phospho-N-acetylmuramoyl-pentapeptide-transferase, coding for MVPAICRWDLNDSAERLIRLDGRLTAAALIAAVGAAAFLCDASVPNSLLSLPWLVAMLSSSIITWWGVPQLRALKMGQVIRTEGPEGHKSKSGTPTMGGLLVVPVGVITGCLISSEGRSANQLLAIGLVTLAYMVIGGVDDWSSLTKNTNTGLSPKGKLLLQATAALLFLGWSAQQGWIQGTVSLPYGIAIPFGWLIWPLGLFVFLAESNATNLTDGLDGLASGCGALVFTGLGLQLMLRGNQGDPAIAGFCLAMAGCWLGFLIHNRNPARVFMGDTGSLAMGASLTAVALLTNSLWPLLLMGGVFLAESLSVIIQVWVFKATKGTDGVGRRVFRMAPLHHHFELGGTSEQVVVPMFWLVTAGLVMLGLALRPN
- a CDS encoding DUF3134 domain-containing protein, which translates into the protein MSALDGVNPALTRYGRKDPAPVLPLREEPDLLSWLETSGRLVEDEESSSPEVSTVEEEELSALMGEKEDYKADEETEENWED
- the purT gene encoding formate-dependent phosphoribosylglycinamide formyltransferase; the encoded protein is MTTFPATVMLLGSGELGKEVAIAAQRLGCRVIACDRYDNAPAMQVADVAEVLPMTEPEALLEVVRRHRPTVVIPEIEALAVNALTELEDDGITVIPTARATAVTMNRDRIRNLAAEELGLRTARFAYAASAEELHQAAEPLGWPVVVKPVMSSSGKGQSVVERAEDLDQAWEAAMANARGTSAQVIVEEFLRFDLEITLLTIRQRDGSTLFCPPIGHEQTNGDYQCSWQPAALSAEQLEQAQAMARTVTDNLGGAGLFGVEFFLCGDEVIFSELSPRPHDTGLVTLISQNLSEFELHLRAVLGLPIPAIHCTESAASRVILADQHGSRVSFRGLEEALSQPDTNVLLFGKAQPRPGRRMGVALARGKDRIEAQAKADGSAAAVTLQIED
- a CDS encoding HAD family hydrolase produces the protein MGLKLLHLHLHGLFRSHDLELGRDADTGGQTLYVLELVRSLANRAEVDHVEVVTRLIQDRRMSLDYAQPHESIAPGASIRRFSFGPRRYLRKEQLWPYLDELADQLVRHLQVSDNRPDWIHAHYADAGYVGALVSRRLGIPLVFTGHSLGREKLRRLLAAGGDHEQIEQSYSISRRIDAEELALAHADLVITSTRQERDEQYCRYGRFKSECAQVVPPGVDSRRFHPLGSVDESVQVSELLSSFLRDPDRPPLLAICRADRRKNIPALVEAFGRSAVLRQRHNLVLVLGTREDSRQMDRQQREVFQQIFELVDRYDLYGLVAYPKQHRRDQVPLIYRWAAARQGLFVNPALTEPFGLTLLEAAASGLPMVATDDGGPREILRRCDNGLLVDVTDLESVQDGLERAGADRHRWRRWSDNGVEAVSRHYSWDAHVCSYMALMQERLKRSNAVPATSQLIQQDSSLSPLGSRLLLLDLDSSLEHPAAEDLQILRKQLIAPAAQAVRTGLGIITGRSLSVARQRFAELHLPDPQVWITQAGTQIHYGQDQVADRFWQAQIGVDWSRMAVERTLADLDDHMDLQKPEHQGQFKVSYLLRQSGPSVLPLIRQRLRQHGQPARPHLRCHWFLDVLPLRASRSEAIRFLSLRWKLPLEQILVVASQQGDVELVQGLPAAVVPADHDPCLDGCRQQKRVYFANRSRLPGVLEGLQHYRFLSARSRLDQSSI
- a CDS encoding cytochrome B6; protein product: MAALQSLITFAFTTAGDAADGLLFGWEIATIQKWVLIYLGVSSLAFVLVWLVGALRTKG
- a CDS encoding calcium:proton antiporter, producing the protein MDRTLRDCLNLLKSDYVSGWSLLLLPALLSLAVVPSSTTTTMALLLRFLGLGVALIPLARVISRLVDHLSDHLGDRYSGVVSVGLGNLVELVVSIMALTSGLYKLVVISVAGAVITNCLLMLGISTVLAGQREQLVTIQASSTELQARQLMLSLLLLAIPTIISLGTGTTLLEGNDQRDSFALYSLAVAVMILIYYVLSFVLQLGTHRSFFSGNPIKPADPSTSRPSTETEHEHEIAAILIAMGVVSLAVVAISEPLVQTLEVLVAHTHLSELFIGLILLPLFGSTAEGVIAVGAARRGRMDLAITSTMESSGQLMLFVLPVLVLIGWPLGRFLHLSVPLNALGCTGIAVLAVHWITENNQLDWYEGMQLITLYGVILLGCLLL